Within Patescibacteria group bacterium, the genomic segment AAACTCTTATTTTGAGGTTAGTATTTTAAAACGGGCGCAGGAAAAAAAATTAATTAAGATTACCAGCCATAATTTACGTGATTTTACTACGGATAAGCATCGCAAGGTGGATGATAAGCCTTACGGCGGGGGAGCCGGTATGGTTATGATGGCTGAGCCGATTTTAAAAGCTTTAAAATTTTTAAAAGCTTTGCCTAACAAAACCAGTGCCCGAAAAAAAGTTAGAACTATTTTATTGGCCGCCAACGGCCAATTGTTTAATCAAGCAACGGCTAAAAAGTTAGCTAAGTATGATAAGTTAGTTTTAATTTGTGGTCGCTATGAAGGGGTGGATGCCAGGGTAGAAAAATTTATTGATGAAAAAATTTCTGTCGGACCTTACGTAGTAACAGGCGGTGAATTGCCGGCGGCTATAATTATTGATGCCGTATCAAGAATGGTACCTAAGGTAGTTGGTAAGGAAGAGTCTATAAACAATGAATCGTTTTCTAATACTAGTAGTGAGGTACAAGGAACGAGTGGTGAAAAGTATTTAGAGCATCCTCATTATACGCGTCCGGAAAAATTAGTTATTCATAAAAAGAATTATAAAGTCCCTAAGGTATTGCTGAAGGGCAATCATAAATTAATTATTGATTGGCGCTCTAAAAATTCATTTAAAGTAATCAAAAAATCACCAGGCTAATAAGTTGCTTAATTGTCTTATCGTTAGTCTTGACAAAAACAGCACTCTTTTCTATACTAAACAAGCATTAATAACTAACCTTTAAAACAACCGCCTAGAAACCCCTTAAAATTTAAGGAGATTTTAGAAAAAACAGTGGTACTTAATCAATTAGGATTTTGAGTATCTCTGTTTTTTCTACGCTTTAAAAAGCCTAGGGAAAATCTTCTTAAATTAGGAAGAGAAATTTGTTCTTTAATAAAGTGATAGGAAAAGCCATAATAAGTCAATTTCCGATTTATCAGCCTTAGGCTGGTAGATCAACTGGTCAGCTTAAGTTTTGTATCTTTCCAACATAAAAGATACGTTAGAAACTAAGGTTCATCGCCAGTCTAAATAAGTGTGAACTCATAAAGAGCTAATTCAAACATCTTGAATTTTTATTGAGAGTTTGATCCTGGCTCAGGATGAACGCTGGCGGCGTGTTTTAGGCATGCAAGTCGAACGGTTTATTTTGTTCCGCAAGGAATGGAATAAGTAGTGGCAAACGGGTGCGTAACACCTTGGTAACCTACCCCGAAGTTCAGAATAACCTCGCGAAAGCGAGGCTAATACTGGATGTGGTTCTAAATCTTATGATTTAGAAAGAAAGCAGCAATGCTCTTTGGGAGGGGCCT encodes:
- the trmD gene encoding tRNA (guanosine(37)-N1)-methyltransferase TrmD is translated as MKKFEIVSIFPQALNSYFEVSILKRAQEKKLIKITSHNLRDFTTDKHRKVDDKPYGGGAGMVMMAEPILKALKFLKALPNKTSARKKVRTILLAANGQLFNQATAKKLAKYDKLVLICGRYEGVDARVEKFIDEKISVGPYVVTGGELPAAIIIDAVSRMVPKVVGKEESINNESFSNTSSEVQGTSGEKYLEHPHYTRPEKLVIHKKNYKVPKVLLKGNHKLIIDWRSKNSFKVIKKSPG